In one Nyctibius grandis isolate bNycGra1 chromosome 19, bNycGra1.pri, whole genome shotgun sequence genomic region, the following are encoded:
- the KCNG1 gene encoding potassium voltage-gated channel subfamily G member 1: MTLLPGENSDYDYSALSCTSDTSFNHTFFPETETLKGVFYQRAKLIHPQEDLLKGFHPNDRKHHIIINVGGIKYLLPWTTLDEFPLTRLGQLKFCNNFDDILNICDDYDVTCNEFFFDRNPGAFRTILTFLRVGKLRLLREMCALSFQEELLYWGIEEDNLDWCCKRRYLQKMEEFTEINEREDDLIENETTGETVEETKIGLCMKKLQDMVERPQSGLPGKVFACLSVLFVTITAVNLSISTMPDLREEEEKGECSQMCYNIFIVESVCVAWFSLEFLLRFIQARSKFAFLRRPLTLIDIIAILPYYITLLVDTTSVGYKKPTSGSIYLDKVGLVLRILRALRILYVMRLARHSLGLQTLGLTARRCTREFGLLLLFLCVAIALFAPLLYVIENEMADSQEFTSIPACYWWAVITMTTVGYGDMVPRSIPGQVVALSSILSGILLMAFPVTSIFHTFSRSYIELKQEQERIMYRRAQFLLKTKSQISNASQGSDILFPGISSETRDNE, encoded by the exons ATGACTCTTCTACCTGGGGAAAATTCCGACTATGACTATAGTGCCCTGAGCTGTACTTCAGATACTTCTTTCAACCACACATTCTTTCCAGAAACAGAAACCCTTAAGGGAGTCTTTTACCAAAGAGCCAAGCTAATTCACCCTCAAGAGGATCTCCTGAAAGGCTTTCACCCCAATGATCGGAAGCATCATATTATTATAAACGTAGGAGGCATTAAGTATTTGCTCCCATGGACCACGCTTGATGAATTCCCATTGACACGTTTGGGTCAGCTAAAATTCTGTAATAATTTTGATGACATTCTGAACATCTGTGATGATTACGATGTGACATGTAATGAGTTCTTTTTCGACCGCAACCCAGGGGCATTCAGGACAATCCTGACCTTTTTGCGGGTTGGAAAACTTCGGCTCTTGCGCGAGATGTGTGCACTGTCTTTCCAAGAGGAGCTGCTCTACTGGGGAATTGAGGAAGACAACTTGGACTGGTGTTGTAAAAGGAGATACCTGCAAAAAATGGAGGagtttacagaaataaatgaacGGGAGGATGACCtcatagaaaatgaaacaacaggTGAAACAGTAGAGGAGACCAAAATTGGCTTGTGCATGAAAAAGTTGCAAGACATGGTGGAAAGGCCCCAGTCTGGCCTCCCTGGAAAggtgtttgcttgtttgtctgttttatttgtaaCTATTACAGCAGTGAACTTATCAATCAGCACCATGCCTGAcctgagggaggaggaggaaaag GGTGAGTGTTCCCAGATGTGCTACAATATTTTCATTGTGGAGTCTGTCTGTGTGGCATGGTTTTCCCTGGAGTTCCTGCTAAGATTCATCCAGGCAAGgagcaaatttgcatttttgcGGAGACCATTAACCCTGATAGACATAATAGCCATTCTGCCATACTACATCACTTTGCTAGTAGACACCACTTCAGTGGGCTATAAAAAGCCCACCTCTGGGAGCATCTACCTGGACAAAGTAGGTCTGGTCCTCCGTATTCTCCGTGCCTTGAGGATTCTCTACGTCATGCGGCTGGCCAGGCACTCCCTGGGGCTGCAGACGCTGGGGCTGACCGCTCGCAGGTGCACCCGGGAGTTTGGTCTCttgctgctcttcctctgcGTGGCCATCGCGCTGTTTGCACCGCTCCTGTACGTCATTGAGAATGAGATGGCGGACTCGCAGGAGTTTACCAGCATCCCCGCGTGCTACTGGTGGGCTGTCATCACCATGACCACGGTAGGCTACGGAGATATGGTTCCCAGAAGCATTCCCGGCCAAGTGGTGGCACTAAGCAGCATACTGAGTGGCATCCTCCTCATGGCATTTCCAGTCACCTCCATCTTCCACACGTTTTCACGCTCCTACATTGAGCTAAAGCAAGAACAGGAAAGAATAATGTACAGGAGAGCGCAgttcttattaaaaacaaagtctCAGATAAGCAATGCATCACAAGGGAGTGATATTTTATTCCCCGGTATCTCTTCTGAGACTAGGGACAATGAATGA
- the MOCS3 gene encoding adenylyltransferase and sulfurtransferase MOCS3 → MAGGAEAARLSAEISLREQELRGLRERLAAVLAGGAAGEAAATEEGASAFPDELPPLPAQASLSPADILRYSRQLVLPELGVRGQLRLARSSVLVVGCGGLGCPLAQYLAAAGVGRLGLVDHDVVETSNLHRQVLHGEARRGLPKALSAAAALRLLNSTVQYVPYCGALSPRTALELVRQYDVVADCSDNVPTRYLVNDACVLAGKPLVSGSALRLEGQLVVYNYQGGPCYRCLFPKPPPPETVTNCADGGVLGVVPGIMGCIQALEVLKIASGMGSSFSQFMLMFDAHEGRFRNIKLRPKKPDCAVCGDNPSVTCLQDYEAFCGSSATDKCRTLHLLSSKDRISVEQYKKLLDEQVPHVLLDVRPQVEVDICRLVHAVHIPLSKLEEKDEEYLECLEKRICEEKQRTNGQASFPVYVVCKLGNDSQKAVRILQELPVKEFGSVLAKDIKGGLMAWASKIDPAFPQY, encoded by the coding sequence ATGGCGGGCGGCGCGGAGGCGGCGCGGTTGAGCGCTGAGATCAGCCTGCGGGAGCAGGAGCTGCGCGGCTTACGCGAGCGGCTCGCCGCCGTCCTGGCAGGGGGTGCCGCGGGGGAGGCCGCAGCTACGGAGGAGGGTGCCTCCGCCTTTCCTGACGAGCTCCCCCCTCTGCCCGCCCAGGCCTCTCTGAGCCCTGCCGACATCCTGCGGTACAGCCGGCAGCTGGTGCTGCCTGAGCTGGGCGTGCGGGGGCAGCTGCGCCTGGCCCGCTCCTCCGTGCTCGTGGTGGGCTGCGGCGGCCTGGGCTGCCCCCTGGCCCAGTACCTGGCCGCGGCTGGCGTCGGCCGCCTAGGCCTGGTGGATCACGACGTGGTGGAGACGAGCAACCTGCACAGGCAGGTGCTGCACGGGGAGGCCCGCCGAGGGCTCCCCAAGGCCTTATCTGCAGCGGCAGCCCTGCGGCTGCTGAACTCCACCGTGCAGTACGTGCCCTATTGTGGGGCCCTGAGCCCTCGCACTGCCCTAGAGCTGGTGCGGCAGTACGACGTCGTCGCCGACTGCTCCGACAACGTCCCCACCAGGTACCTGGTGAATGACGCGTGTGTTCTGGCTGGGAAACCCCTGGTGTCCGGCAGTGCCCTCCGGCTGGAGGGGCAGCTAGTCGTGTACAACTACCAGGGAGGGCCCTGCTACAGGTGTCTCTTCCCCAAGCCCCCTCCGCCAGAGACGGTGACTAACTGTGCAGATGGGGGAGTGCTGGGTGTCGTGCCAGGCATCATGGGGTGCATCCAGGCCTTGGAAGTGCTGAAGATTGCTTCGGGAATGGGTTCCTCCTTCAGTCAGTTCATGCTGATGTTTGATGCCCATGAAGGGAGATTTCGCAACATCAAGTTAAGACCGAAGAAACCAGACTGTGCTGTTTGTGGTGACAATCCATCTGTTACCTGCCTTCAGGATTATGAGGCATTTTGTGGTTCTTCTGCAACAGACAAGTGTAGGACTTTACATCTGCTGTCCAGTAAAGACAGGATATCTGTAGAGCAATACAAAAAACTGTTGGATGAGCAAGTTCCTCATGTGTTGTTAGATGTTCGTCCACAGGTGGAAGTGGATATCTGTCGCCTGGTACATGCTGTCCACATTCCTTTGAgtaaattagaagaaaaagatgaagaatatCTGGAATgtttagaaaaaagaatttgtgaagaaaagcagagaactaATGGCCAGGCATCTTTTCCTGTATACGTTGTTTGTAAATTAGGAAATGATTCCCAGAAGGCTGTAAGAATTCTGCAGGAGTTACCTGTCAAAGAATTTGGTTCTGTGTTAGCTAAGGATATTAAAGGGGGGCTCATGGCTTGGGCCAGTAAAATTGACCCAGCGTTTCCTCAGTATTAG